A genomic segment from Bradyrhizobium sp. ISRA430 encodes:
- a CDS encoding TRAP transporter substrate-binding protein gives MKRRDFLKVSAAGAAATAVASPAIAQSSPEVKWRLTSSFPKSLDTIYGGAEYLAKQVAEMTDNKFQIQVFQAGEIVPGLQALDATQKGTVEMCHTVSYYYVGKDPTYAIFASVPFGLNARQQNSWLYQGGGNELANEFFKKSANAIAFPCGNTGTQMGGWFRKEIKTVADLSGLKFRIGGIAGQVLQKVGVVPQQLAGGDIYPSLEKGTIDAAEWVGPYDDEKLGFAKVAKYYYYPGFWEGGPTVHAFANLDKWNELPKAYQAILTNAAANTNSWMAARYDLQNPAALKRLVAGGTQLRPFTNEVLEACLKATNELWAEISAKNPDFKKVIDAMQAYRSDEYLWWQVAEYTYDSFMIRSRTRG, from the coding sequence ATGAAGCGTCGTGATTTTTTGAAGGTGTCGGCAGCAGGCGCGGCGGCGACCGCAGTGGCCTCGCCGGCGATTGCGCAGTCCTCGCCGGAAGTGAAGTGGCGCCTGACTTCGAGCTTTCCGAAGTCGCTGGATACGATCTATGGCGGTGCGGAGTATCTCGCCAAGCAGGTCGCCGAGATGACCGACAACAAGTTTCAGATCCAGGTCTTCCAGGCGGGTGAGATCGTTCCGGGTCTGCAGGCGCTCGACGCGACCCAGAAGGGCACGGTCGAGATGTGTCACACCGTCTCCTACTACTATGTCGGCAAGGACCCGACCTACGCGATCTTCGCCTCGGTGCCGTTCGGGCTGAATGCGCGTCAGCAGAATTCCTGGCTCTATCAGGGCGGCGGCAACGAACTCGCCAACGAGTTCTTCAAGAAGTCGGCGAACGCCATCGCATTCCCCTGCGGCAACACCGGCACGCAGATGGGCGGCTGGTTCCGCAAGGAGATCAAGACGGTTGCCGATCTCTCGGGCCTGAAATTCCGAATCGGCGGCATCGCCGGTCAGGTATTGCAGAAAGTTGGAGTCGTGCCGCAGCAGCTCGCCGGCGGTGACATCTATCCGTCCCTGGAGAAGGGCACCATCGACGCCGCCGAATGGGTCGGTCCCTATGACGACGAGAAGCTCGGCTTCGCAAAGGTTGCGAAGTACTACTACTACCCGGGCTTCTGGGAAGGCGGCCCGACCGTCCACGCATTCGCGAACCTCGACAAGTGGAACGAGCTTCCGAAGGCCTACCAGGCGATCCTCACCAATGCGGCCGCCAACACCAACTCCTGGATGGCAGCGCGATACGACCTGCAGAACCCGGCGGCTTTGAAGCGCCTCGTCGCCGGCGGCACGCAGCTCCGTCCGTTCACCAACGAGGTGCTCGAGGCCTGCCTCAAGGCAACCAATGAGCTGTGGGCGGAGATTTCGGCCAAGAACCCCGACTTCAAGAAGGTGATCGACGCCATGCAGGCCTACCGCTCCGACGAGTATCTGTGGTGGCAGGTCGCCGAATACACCTACGACAGCTTCATGATCCGCTCGCGCACCCGCGGCTGA
- a CDS encoding Mrp/NBP35 family ATP-binding protein, with translation MSVTQQQVLDSLSRIKSPRGVALTNANVLSAISASDGKVFFSINVDAAEARTWEPVRAEAEAAVRAIPGVTTVLVALTAERKPGSTPPPAPSRGAPGVQPAHAHRPPQGAASPMSRQSEIPGVAAVIAVASGKGGVGKSTTALNLALGLRDLGLKVGLLDADIYGPSMPRLTGLRDKPELNGERKMIPLRRFGLAIMSIGFLVEEETAMIWRGPMVMSAVTQMLRDVEWGTLDVLVVDMPPGTGDAQLTLAQNVPLKGAVIISTPQDLSLIDARRGLAMFRKVNVPVLGIVENMSYFQCPHCGTKSDIFGHGGARHEAEKLGVPFLGEVPLHMAIRATSDAGSPVVDSEPDGPHAAIYRAVAEKVRDQLKGVIAAA, from the coding sequence TTGAGCGTGACGCAGCAACAGGTTCTCGACAGCCTCAGCCGGATCAAATCGCCGCGCGGGGTCGCGCTCACCAATGCCAATGTGCTGAGCGCGATCAGTGCCTCTGACGGCAAGGTGTTCTTCTCGATCAATGTGGATGCCGCCGAGGCGCGGACCTGGGAGCCGGTTCGCGCCGAGGCCGAAGCCGCCGTGCGCGCCATTCCGGGTGTCACCACGGTCTTGGTGGCGCTGACCGCCGAGCGCAAGCCGGGCAGCACGCCGCCACCGGCACCGAGCCGCGGCGCGCCGGGAGTGCAGCCGGCCCATGCCCATCGGCCGCCGCAGGGCGCCGCCTCGCCGATGTCGCGGCAATCCGAGATCCCGGGCGTTGCCGCCGTGATTGCTGTGGCGTCCGGCAAGGGCGGTGTCGGCAAGTCGACCACCGCGCTCAACCTGGCGCTGGGGCTGCGCGACCTCGGGTTGAAGGTTGGGCTCCTCGATGCCGACATCTACGGTCCCTCGATGCCGCGGCTGACGGGCCTGCGCGACAAGCCGGAGCTGAACGGCGAACGCAAGATGATTCCGCTCAGGCGTTTCGGGCTCGCGATCATGTCGATCGGCTTCCTGGTGGAGGAAGAGACCGCGATGATCTGGCGCGGCCCGATGGTGATGTCGGCGGTGACGCAGATGCTGCGCGACGTCGAATGGGGCACGCTCGACGTGCTGGTGGTCGACATGCCGCCGGGCACGGGCGATGCCCAGCTCACGCTGGCGCAGAACGTGCCGCTGAAGGGCGCCGTCATCATCTCGACCCCGCAGGACCTGTCCTTGATCGATGCACGGCGGGGTCTTGCCATGTTCAGGAAAGTGAACGTGCCGGTGCTCGGCATCGTCGAGAACATGAGCTATTTCCAGTGCCCGCATTGCGGCACGAAGTCGGACATCTTCGGCCATGGTGGTGCCCGGCATGAGGCCGAGAAGCTTGGAGTTCCGTTCCTAGGCGAGGTCCCTCTGCACATGGCGATTCGCGCTACGTCGGATGCCGGCAGCCCGGTGGTCGACAGCGAGCCCGACGGACCCCATGCGGCGATCTACCGCGCCGTCGCAGAGAAGGTGCGGGACCAGCTCAAGGGCGTCATTGCAGCGGCCTGA
- a CDS encoding VOC family protein, whose protein sequence is MGEDLGVSVGVLDHFNIRTRKLAETVRFYEEVLGLENGARPNFAFPGAWMYSEGRPVVHLVDISPTAEPQKPDSGVVHHVAFVSRGFDGMKRRLTAKGMKFESRQVPGGDLWQIFVHDPNGVMIELNYEAAKEQRAAAPAEMADDIGRQ, encoded by the coding sequence ATGGGTGAGGATTTGGGCGTGAGCGTTGGCGTCCTCGATCATTTCAATATCCGGACCCGGAAGCTGGCGGAGACGGTCCGCTTCTATGAAGAGGTGCTCGGCCTGGAGAACGGCGCGCGGCCCAATTTCGCCTTTCCGGGGGCCTGGATGTACAGCGAGGGCAGGCCGGTGGTGCATCTCGTCGATATTTCTCCGACCGCGGAGCCACAAAAGCCGGATTCCGGCGTTGTCCACCACGTCGCTTTCGTCAGCCGCGGGTTCGACGGCATGAAGCGGCGGCTGACGGCCAAGGGCATGAAGTTCGAGTCCCGCCAGGTGCCCGGCGGCGACCTCTGGCAGATATTCGTCCACGATCCCAACGGGGTGATGATCGAGCTGAATTACGAGGCAGCCAAGGAACAGAGAGCGGCGGCGCCCGCCGAGATGGCTGACGATATCGGCAGGCAGTAG
- a CDS encoding NAD(P)-dependent oxidoreductase, giving the protein MAKVAFLGLGVMGFPMAGHLVKKGGHEVTVYNRTAAKAKDWADKFGGKTASTPKAAAEGQDFVMCCVGNDNDLRAVTTGPDGAFAGMKKGATFVDHTTASAEVARELDAAATKAGFKFVDAPVSGGQAGAENGVLTVMCGGAKDAYAGAEPVIAAYARMCKLLGPAGSGQLTKMVNQICIAGLVQGLSEGIHFAKKSGLDVAAVIDTISKGAAQSWQMENRYKTMNEDKYDFGFAVEWMRKDLSICIAEARRNGANLPVTALVDQFYAEVEKMGGKRWDTSSLLARLQR; this is encoded by the coding sequence ATGGCTAAAGTCGCTTTCCTCGGTCTCGGCGTGATGGGCTTCCCCATGGCCGGACACCTCGTGAAAAAAGGAGGCCATGAGGTCACCGTCTACAACCGCACCGCGGCCAAGGCGAAGGACTGGGCGGACAAGTTCGGCGGCAAGACCGCCAGCACCCCGAAGGCCGCCGCCGAAGGGCAGGATTTCGTGATGTGCTGCGTCGGCAACGACAACGACCTCCGCGCGGTCACGACCGGACCCGACGGCGCCTTTGCCGGCATGAAGAAGGGCGCGACCTTCGTCGACCACACCACTGCCTCCGCAGAGGTCGCACGCGAGCTCGATGCGGCCGCCACCAAGGCCGGCTTCAAATTCGTCGACGCGCCGGTCTCCGGCGGCCAGGCCGGCGCCGAGAACGGCGTGCTGACCGTGATGTGCGGCGGCGCCAAGGACGCCTATGCCGGCGCCGAGCCGGTGATCGCGGCCTATGCGCGCATGTGCAAGCTGCTCGGGCCGGCCGGCTCCGGCCAGCTCACCAAGATGGTCAACCAGATCTGCATCGCCGGCCTCGTGCAAGGCCTCTCGGAGGGCATCCACTTCGCCAAGAAGTCCGGCCTCGACGTGGCGGCCGTGATCGACACCATCTCCAAGGGCGCGGCGCAATCCTGGCAGATGGAGAACCGCTACAAGACCATGAACGAGGACAAGTACGATTTCGGCTTCGCGGTGGAATGGATGCGCAAGGATCTGTCGATCTGCATCGCGGAGGCCCGCCGCAACGGCGCCAACCTGCCGGTGACCGCGCTGGTCGACCAGTTCTATGCCGAGGTCGAGAAGATGGGCGGCAAGCGCTGGGATACGTCCAGCCTGCTTGCGCGCCTGCAGCGCTGA